In Candidatus Delongbacteria bacterium, one genomic interval encodes:
- a CDS encoding substrate-binding protein yields MNACKTLMMALLGCTVMVSAAEAVKIGLNYPKTGPYSVQGLDQWRAANLAVSQINAGGGILGEQVELVWKDSQSRADLSRQNATDLITKDGVKMIFGGSSSGVAVAVGEVCEQYKVPFFGTLTYSNETTDTKAHRHTFRECYDSWSAAKVLADYMNQNFSGKSYAYITADYTWGHSTEESFRKFTRTEDKAAHKGVKTPFPGATEADFKKALSFAKIIKPDVLVLVLFGDDMVNAVRLATSMGLKTQMQIVVPNLTLGMAEGGGPKVMEGVVGALPWCWQVPFAKNYPQGKEFVNSYAAEYGRYPSSSGGSAYTILFQYKLAVERAGSFDDKGVIEQLEGHAYTMLKDQQVWRDFDHQSIQTVYAVRCKPEAEVLKDKYKLDYFEIIATMNGSKAFKTRAEWDATRKAAGLPTTLEALN; encoded by the coding sequence GGATCAGTGGCGTGCCGCCAATCTGGCGGTGTCGCAGATCAACGCCGGGGGCGGCATCCTGGGTGAACAGGTGGAACTGGTCTGGAAGGACAGTCAGTCCAGGGCGGATCTCTCGCGCCAGAACGCCACCGATCTGATCACCAAGGATGGCGTGAAGATGATCTTCGGCGGGTCTTCCAGCGGCGTGGCCGTCGCGGTGGGCGAGGTCTGCGAGCAGTACAAGGTGCCGTTCTTCGGCACCCTGACCTATTCCAACGAGACCACCGACACCAAGGCGCATCGTCACACATTCCGCGAATGCTACGACTCCTGGTCCGCGGCCAAGGTCCTTGCCGACTACATGAACCAGAATTTCTCCGGCAAGAGCTACGCCTACATCACGGCCGACTACACCTGGGGGCATTCCACGGAGGAGTCATTCAGGAAGTTCACCCGCACCGAGGACAAGGCGGCCCACAAGGGTGTCAAGACCCCCTTCCCCGGTGCCACCGAAGCCGATTTCAAGAAGGCGCTGAGCTTTGCCAAGATAATCAAGCCCGATGTGCTGGTGCTGGTGCTCTTCGGTGACGACATGGTCAACGCGGTGCGCCTGGCCACCAGCATGGGCCTGAAGACCCAGATGCAGATCGTGGTACCCAACCTGACTCTGGGCATGGCCGAAGGCGGGGGCCCCAAGGTGATGGAAGGCGTGGTCGGTGCGCTGCCCTGGTGCTGGCAGGTTCCCTTTGCCAAGAACTACCCGCAGGGCAAGGAATTCGTCAACAGTTATGCCGCCGAGTACGGGCGCTATCCCAGCAGCTCGGGCGGGTCGGCCTACACGATCCTCTTCCAGTACAAACTGGCGGTCGAGCGCGCGGGCAGTTTTGATGACAAGGGCGTGATCGAACAACTCGAGGGCCACGCCTACACCATGCTCAAGGACCAGCAGGTCTGGCGCGACTTCGACCATCAGTCGATCCAGACGGTCTACGCCGTGCGCTGCAAGCCGGAAGCCGAGGTGCTGAAGGACAAGTACAAGCTGGACTACTTCGAGATCATCGCCACCATGAACGGCAGCAAGGCCTTCAAGACGCGTGCCGAATGGGACGCCACCCGCAAGGCCGCCGGTCTGCCCACCACGCTTGAAGCACTCAACTGA